One genomic segment of Candidatus Nomurabacteria bacterium includes these proteins:
- a CDS encoding phenylalanine--tRNA ligase subunit beta: MKVPLKWIRELTGVETDTDTLISKIRSQLGEVESVEELDEKYRKILLAKIDKAEAHPNADTLGVFQVDIGSGSSIQVVAGDKSLKEGDKVAYIPPGTKVPYNPRPEQHDGVVQAITLRGVESNGMLASERELDLGPDHTKVLVIQTDRSAGTPISEVLELDDTVIDIENKALTNRQDCFGIIGIAREVSGIVGKPFTSPQWFTEPQTTLDKVLTDSTNDLSLHVSNEAEALCQRYTAIVLKDIKVAPSPIWLKAKLIKSGLRPINNVVDITNYIMILLGQPLHAFDYDKLRSKDPNAKDGAYITVRTARSGEKITTLDGQTHDLYEDNLLICDSTNPIAVAGIMGGSETEIDENTKNIVIESANFDMYNNRKSSMQLGISTDAVTRFSKGLDPEAALAGLAMAIEMVIDLTGGTPASEVIDVYPGRTSKKQDQIQIDLSYLNSRLGTSLSRQEVIDTLSNVELTSTKTDPGLLVQIPSFRRDLNIEEDIQEEVARLRGYDQIPITLPKRSLLPVDQNPLVRLKTKVRDSLIDLGLNEVLTYNFISLKDLERLDLRPEKSYRLTNPLSPELEFMRPSLAPSLLDKVKKNLLGTNSRVGLFEINKAHHKDNVAEDGLPIELELMGIVIADEQYDPKISGAGYYHLKAYWTELLANLSISNTDLISLSKVDMKLIPEWYKDNLGLFDQNASAVIILRTDVGDRFVGFLGELNPTLVKKLKLPRTTLYLEVDLLQLVEWYSSVSKYNEPSRFPFISYDLCFILDADVPYTAVEVPMKKVLHEENLNSKIEAVDIYRSEDQKKEGMKQITLRVNLNHSQRTLTNDDAKEIIKRIVRAVRRETNATVKE, translated from the coding sequence ATGAAAGTACCCTTGAAATGGATAAGAGAACTAACAGGTGTAGAGACAGACACCGATACATTGATCAGCAAGATCCGCTCACAATTAGGTGAGGTGGAAAGTGTCGAGGAGCTAGATGAGAAATACAGAAAGATCCTTTTAGCAAAGATCGACAAAGCCGAAGCACACCCTAACGCTGACACTTTGGGAGTGTTTCAGGTAGATATCGGATCAGGTAGCAGTATCCAAGTAGTAGCTGGTGACAAATCCCTCAAAGAAGGTGATAAAGTCGCATACATACCACCAGGCACTAAAGTCCCTTACAATCCTAGACCAGAACAACATGATGGAGTGGTTCAAGCTATAACCCTTCGAGGAGTGGAATCAAATGGTATGCTTGCATCAGAAAGGGAACTAGATCTCGGTCCAGACCATACAAAGGTTTTAGTCATACAAACTGATAGGTCAGCCGGCACTCCGATCTCAGAAGTATTAGAATTAGATGACACAGTTATCGATATAGAGAACAAGGCACTCACTAATCGTCAGGATTGCTTTGGCATAATCGGAATAGCAAGGGAAGTCTCAGGTATAGTAGGCAAGCCGTTCACATCCCCACAATGGTTTACAGAGCCTCAAACCACCCTAGATAAAGTCCTGACTGATTCAACTAACGATCTATCACTACATGTATCTAATGAAGCTGAAGCCCTATGCCAACGATACACAGCAATTGTCCTTAAAGATATCAAGGTTGCACCTTCACCGATCTGGCTAAAGGCAAAGCTCATCAAATCAGGATTAAGACCGATCAATAACGTAGTAGATATAACTAATTACATTATGATACTTCTCGGTCAACCACTACACGCTTTTGATTATGACAAACTTCGAAGCAAAGACCCAAATGCTAAAGATGGTGCATATATTACTGTCAGAACCGCGAGATCCGGTGAAAAGATCACAACGCTGGATGGACAGACTCATGATCTTTATGAGGATAACCTGCTTATATGTGATAGTACAAATCCCATCGCAGTTGCAGGGATAATGGGAGGTTCAGAAACAGAGATCGATGAAAATACTAAGAATATCGTAATCGAAAGCGCGAATTTTGATATGTACAATAATCGAAAATCCTCAATGCAATTGGGTATCTCAACCGACGCAGTCACTCGCTTCTCAAAAGGACTCGATCCAGAGGCTGCACTTGCCGGATTAGCTATGGCTATCGAAATGGTCATAGATCTGACAGGAGGAACACCAGCTTCAGAAGTTATCGATGTTTACCCGGGTAGAACATCCAAAAAACAAGACCAGATCCAAATTGATCTTTCCTATCTAAACAGCAGACTGGGTACATCACTCTCACGACAAGAAGTTATTGATACCTTATCTAATGTCGAGCTCACTTCTACCAAGACAGATCCCGGCTTACTGGTTCAGATACCTTCCTTCCGAAGAGACCTAAATATTGAAGAAGATATCCAAGAAGAGGTTGCCAGGCTACGTGGTTATGATCAAATTCCGATAACCTTACCTAAGAGATCATTACTCCCTGTTGATCAAAATCCTTTGGTCAGGTTAAAAACAAAGGTTAGAGATTCTCTTATCGATCTAGGATTAAACGAGGTACTTACATACAATTTTATATCTCTAAAAGATTTGGAGAGGCTCGATCTTCGACCTGAAAAAAGCTACAGACTAACAAACCCTCTATCACCAGAGTTGGAATTTATGAGGCCCTCTTTAGCACCTTCACTGCTTGACAAGGTGAAAAAGAATCTCTTGGGTACAAATAGTAGGGTAGGCTTATTTGAGATCAACAAAGCCCATCATAAGGATAATGTGGCCGAAGACGGACTTCCGATCGAACTTGAACTAATGGGAATTGTGATCGCTGATGAACAGTATGATCCTAAAATATCAGGTGCAGGATACTATCATCTGAAGGCATACTGGACCGAATTGCTTGCCAATCTCTCGATCTCAAACACCGACCTGATCTCACTTTCAAAAGTGGATATGAAATTGATACCAGAATGGTATAAAGATAATCTCGGATTATTTGACCAAAACGCATCAGCTGTGATCATACTCAGAACAGATGTAGGCGATAGATTTGTCGGCTTTCTAGGAGAATTGAATCCAACACTTGTAAAGAAACTCAAGCTACCTCGTACAACATTATATCTCGAGGTAGACCTGTTGCAATTGGTCGAATGGTATTCATCAGTATCAAAATACAATGAACCTTCGAGATTTCCATTCATTAGCTATGATCTATGTTTCATTCTTGACGCAGATGTTCCATACACAGCAGTTGAGGTTCCGATGAAAAAAGTACTTCATGAGGAAAATTTAAATTCCAAAATTGAAGCTGTAGATATCTATCGATCCGAAGACCAGAAAAAAGAAGGAATGAAGCAGATCACATTGAGAGTCAACCTGAACCACTCACAAAGAACGCTAACGAATGATGATGCGAAAGAAATTATCAAACGTATTGTGAGAGCTGTCAGAAGAGAAACCAATGCCACGGTAAAGGAGTAG